The following proteins are co-located in the Manihot esculenta cultivar AM560-2 chromosome 7, M.esculenta_v8, whole genome shotgun sequence genome:
- the LOC110607847 gene encoding putative disease resistance protein RGA3 isoform X2, with protein sequence MADGVLSNVVGDIIIKLGSRALHEIGLWWGVKGELEKLQDTVSSIRDVLLDAEEKQKLNRQVKGWLERLEEVVYDADDLVDDFATEALRRRVMTGNRMTKEERIAWRDQTESSLPEVVIGREGDKKSIIELVLSSNGEECVSVLSIVGMGGLGKTTLAQIIFNDELIKNSFERRIWVCVSDPFDVKMVVRKILESATEKKPEDLELEALKSQLGRIIDGKKYLLVLDDVWNENREKWQNLKRLLVGGSSGSKILITTRSKKVADISSTMAPHVLKGLSPDDSWSLFLRVALEGQEPEHANVREIGEEILKKCCGVPLAIKTIASLLYEKNPETEWLLFSRNELSRISQDDNDIMPTLKLSYDHLPSHLKHCFAYCALYPKDYEFDVKTLIHLWVVQGFIVSPSRSDCVEDIGLEYFMKLWWRSFFQEVKKDRYGNVKSCKMHDLMHDLATTVGGTRIQLVNSDADALNIDEKISHVALNLDVAPQEILNNAKRLLSFFLLGKHDYDELFIHKNLWCLRAYDMGNHSIKKVDNSIKILKHLRYLDVSRNRKLRALPNSITDLLNLQVLNVSGCDQLQELPKDIKKLVNLRHLYCEGCYSLTHMPRGLGQLTSLQTLSVFVVAKGHISSKDVGKINELNKLNNLRGRLVIRNLGCVDNEIVNVNLKEKPLLQSLELLWDHQSWNDSNVDRDEMSFQNLQPHPNLKELYVYGYGGRRFPSWFSSLSNLVILCISGGNGCQHLPSMVQIPSLQYLCISGLDDIEYMEIEGQQTSFFPSLKTLELRHCPKLKGWQKKRDDSTALELLQFPCLSYFSCHNCPNLTSIPQFPSLDLSLYLYKASPQLVHQIFTPSISSSSSIIPPLSKLKHLSIKYIEELESLPRDGLRNLTCLQALTIDTCPALKCLPQELHSLTSLRELDIRDCPQLKERCGNKKGADWEFISHIQNIEVDRQTIQKEGRYLLDDEASISEG encoded by the exons ATGGCCGACGGAGTTCTCTCTAACGTTGTCGGAGATATCATTATCAAGCTGGGTTCTCGAGCCCTTCATGAGATCGGATTGTGGTGGGGCGTCAAAGGTGAGCTTGAGAAACTTCAGGACACAGTTTCCAGTATTCGCGATGTTCTTCTGGATGCTGAGGAGAAGCAGAAACTTAACCGTCAAGTGAAAGGCTGGCTTGAGAGGCTAGAAGAAGTTGTTTATGATGCTGATGACTTGGTAGATGACTTTGCCACTGAAGCTCTAAGGCGCCGAGTGATGACTGGAAATAGAATGACAAAGGAG GAGAGGATTGCATGGAGGGATCAAACTGAGTCCTCTTTACCTGAAGTGGTTATTGGGAGAGAGGGTGACAAAAAGTCAATTATAGAACTTGTATTGTCTTCCAATGGTGAAGAGTGCGTTTCAGTCCTCTCAATTGTTGGAATGGGAGGGTTAGGGAAGACGACTCTTGCTCAAATCATATTCAATGATGAACTGATTAAGAATTCATTTGAGCGAAGAATATGGGTGTGTGTTTCAGATCCTTTTGATGTGAAAATGGTTGTTAGAAAGATTCTAGAGTCTGCAACAGAGAAGAAACCAGAAGATCTTGAGTTAGAAGCACTGAAATCTCAACTTGGAAGAATTATTGatggaaagaaatatctgcttGTTCTAGATGATGTGTGGAatgaaaatagagaaaaatggCAGAATTTAAAGAGATTATTAGTGGGTGGCTCTAGTGGAAGTAAGATATTAATAACCACTCGCTCTAAAAAGGTGGCAGATATATCTAGCACAATGGCACCACATGTTTTGAAAGGGTTGTCTCCGGATGATTCTTGGTCTCTGTTTTTGCGTGTAGCACTTGAGGGGCAGGAGCCAGAACATGCAAATGTAAGAGAGATTGGAGAGGAGATTTTGAAGAAATGTTGTGGAGTTCCTCTTGCTATAAAAACTATCGCAAGTCTCTTGTATGAGAAAAATCCAGAAACTGAGTGGCTGCTCTTTTCAAGAAATGAACTCTCAAGAATAAGTCAAGATGATAATGATATTATGCCAACACTGAAGCTAAGTTATGATCATCTCCCATCACATTTGAAGCATTGTTTTGCATACTGCGCATTATATCCAAAAgattatgagtttgatgtgaAAACATTAATCCATCTTTGGGTTGTACAAGGGTTTATTGTGTCACCAAGTAGGAGTGATTGTGTTGAAGATATTGGGCTTGAATATTTTATGAAACTGTGGTGGAGGTCATTTTTTCAAGAGGTGAAAAAAGATAGATATGGAAATGTCAAAAGCTGTaaaatgcatgatttaatgcaTGATCTCGCAACCACAGTGGGTGGGACAAGGATCCAGCTAGTAAATTCTGATGCTGATGCATTAAATATTGATGAGAAAATCAGTCATGTAGCATTGAATTTGGATGTTgcaccacaagaaattcttaatAATGCAAAAAGACTACTATCATTTTTTTTGCTTGGGAAACATGATTACGATGAACTGTTTATTCATAAAAACTTATGGTGCTTGCGTGCATATGATATGGGTAATCATAGCATTAAGAAGGTGGATAATagtataaaaatactaaaacatCTAAGATATCTTGATGTTTCTCGGAATCGAAAACTTAGGGCACTTCCAAATTCTATTACGGATTTGCTCAATTTACAAGTATTAAATGTCTCTGGCTGTGACCAGCTCCAAGAATTGCCCAAAGATATTAAAAAGCTTGTGAATCTTAGGCATTTATACTGTGAAGGTTGTTACTCTTTGACTCATATGCCACGTGGGCTTGGGCAGTTGACTTCACTTCAGACGTTGTCAGTGTTCGTAGTGGCAAAAGGGCATATTTCCTCAAAGGATGTtggaaaaataaatgaattgaaTAAACTTAACAATTTGAGGGGACGTCTTGTAATTAGAAATCTAGGATGTGTGGATAATGAGATTGTAAATGTTAATTTGAAAGAGAAGCCACTCCTTCAATCATTGGAATTACTTTGGGACCACCAGAGTTGGAATGATTCAAATGTTGATAGAGATGAAATGTCATTCCAAAATCTCCAACCACATCCCAATCTTAAAGAGTTATATGTCTATGGCTATGGAGGCAGGAGGTTCCCAAGTTGGTTCTCTTCCCTCTCGAATCTTGTCATACTCTGTATATCGGGTGGCAATGGATGTCAGCATCTCCCATCAATGGTTCAAATCCCTTCTCTTCAATATCTATGTATTTCGGGATTAGACGATATAGAATACATGGAGATTGAGGGACAACAAACATCATTCTTTCCATCCCTAAAGACTCTCGAGCTACGTCATTGTCCTAAGCTTAAAGGATGGCAGAAGAAGAGGGATGATTCGACAGCACTTGAGCTACTCCAATTTCCTTGTCTTTCATATTTCTCTTGTCATAACTGCCCGAATTTGACCTCCATCCCTCAGTTTCCATCTCTCGATTTATCACTATATTTGTACAAAGCAAGCCCACAACTTGTGCACCAAATATTCACACCAtcaatctcttcttcttcctcaatcATTCCCCCTCTCTCTAAATTGAAGCACCTTTCGATTAAGTACATTGAAGAGCTCGAATCTCTACCTCGAGATGGACTGCGGAATCTCACTTGTCTTCAAGCACTAACCATTGATACTTGTCCGGCATTGAAGTGTCTGCCTCAGGAGTTGCATTCCCTCACCTCTTTACGAGAGTTGGATATCCGGGACTGTCCCCAATTGAAGGAAAGATGTGGAAATAAAAAGGGTGCGGATTGGGAATTCATTTCACACATCCAAAATATTGAAGTTGATAGACAAACAATTCAAAAGGAGGGCCGGTATCTACTGGATGATGAAGCTTCG ATCAGTGAAGGATAA
- the LOC110607847 gene encoding putative disease resistance protein RGA3 isoform X1 yields the protein MADGVLSNVVGDIIIKLGSRALHEIGLWWGVKGELEKLQDTVSSIRDVLLDAEEKQKLNRQVKGWLERLEEVVYDADDLVDDFATEALRRRVMTGNRMTKEERIAWRDQTESSLPEVVIGREGDKKSIIELVLSSNGEECVSVLSIVGMGGLGKTTLAQIIFNDELIKNSFERRIWVCVSDPFDVKMVVRKILESATEKKPEDLELEALKSQLGRIIDGKKYLLVLDDVWNENREKWQNLKRLLVGGSSGSKILITTRSKKVADISSTMAPHVLKGLSPDDSWSLFLRVALEGQEPEHANVREIGEEILKKCCGVPLAIKTIASLLYEKNPETEWLLFSRNELSRISQDDNDIMPTLKLSYDHLPSHLKHCFAYCALYPKDYEFDVKTLIHLWVVQGFIVSPSRSDCVEDIGLEYFMKLWWRSFFQEVKKDRYGNVKSCKMHDLMHDLATTVGGTRIQLVNSDADALNIDEKISHVALNLDVAPQEILNNAKRLLSFFLLGKHDYDELFIHKNLWCLRAYDMGNHSIKKVDNSIKILKHLRYLDVSRNRKLRALPNSITDLLNLQVLNVSGCDQLQELPKDIKKLVNLRHLYCEGCYSLTHMPRGLGQLTSLQTLSVFVVAKGHISSKDVGKINELNKLNNLRGRLVIRNLGCVDNEIVNVNLKEKPLLQSLELLWDHQSWNDSNVDRDEMSFQNLQPHPNLKELYVYGYGGRRFPSWFSSLSNLVILCISGGNGCQHLPSMVQIPSLQYLCISGLDDIEYMEIEGQQTSFFPSLKTLELRHCPKLKGWQKKRDDSTALELLQFPCLSYFSCHNCPNLTSIPQFPSLDLSLYLYKASPQLVHQIFTPSISSSSSIIPPLSKLKHLSIKYIEELESLPRDGLRNLTCLQALTIDTCPALKCLPQELHSLTSLRELDIRDCPQLKERCGNKKGADWEFISHIQNIEVDRQTIQKEGRYLLDDEASAHQARGIIYLFFTHLKF from the exons ATGGCCGACGGAGTTCTCTCTAACGTTGTCGGAGATATCATTATCAAGCTGGGTTCTCGAGCCCTTCATGAGATCGGATTGTGGTGGGGCGTCAAAGGTGAGCTTGAGAAACTTCAGGACACAGTTTCCAGTATTCGCGATGTTCTTCTGGATGCTGAGGAGAAGCAGAAACTTAACCGTCAAGTGAAAGGCTGGCTTGAGAGGCTAGAAGAAGTTGTTTATGATGCTGATGACTTGGTAGATGACTTTGCCACTGAAGCTCTAAGGCGCCGAGTGATGACTGGAAATAGAATGACAAAGGAG GAGAGGATTGCATGGAGGGATCAAACTGAGTCCTCTTTACCTGAAGTGGTTATTGGGAGAGAGGGTGACAAAAAGTCAATTATAGAACTTGTATTGTCTTCCAATGGTGAAGAGTGCGTTTCAGTCCTCTCAATTGTTGGAATGGGAGGGTTAGGGAAGACGACTCTTGCTCAAATCATATTCAATGATGAACTGATTAAGAATTCATTTGAGCGAAGAATATGGGTGTGTGTTTCAGATCCTTTTGATGTGAAAATGGTTGTTAGAAAGATTCTAGAGTCTGCAACAGAGAAGAAACCAGAAGATCTTGAGTTAGAAGCACTGAAATCTCAACTTGGAAGAATTATTGatggaaagaaatatctgcttGTTCTAGATGATGTGTGGAatgaaaatagagaaaaatggCAGAATTTAAAGAGATTATTAGTGGGTGGCTCTAGTGGAAGTAAGATATTAATAACCACTCGCTCTAAAAAGGTGGCAGATATATCTAGCACAATGGCACCACATGTTTTGAAAGGGTTGTCTCCGGATGATTCTTGGTCTCTGTTTTTGCGTGTAGCACTTGAGGGGCAGGAGCCAGAACATGCAAATGTAAGAGAGATTGGAGAGGAGATTTTGAAGAAATGTTGTGGAGTTCCTCTTGCTATAAAAACTATCGCAAGTCTCTTGTATGAGAAAAATCCAGAAACTGAGTGGCTGCTCTTTTCAAGAAATGAACTCTCAAGAATAAGTCAAGATGATAATGATATTATGCCAACACTGAAGCTAAGTTATGATCATCTCCCATCACATTTGAAGCATTGTTTTGCATACTGCGCATTATATCCAAAAgattatgagtttgatgtgaAAACATTAATCCATCTTTGGGTTGTACAAGGGTTTATTGTGTCACCAAGTAGGAGTGATTGTGTTGAAGATATTGGGCTTGAATATTTTATGAAACTGTGGTGGAGGTCATTTTTTCAAGAGGTGAAAAAAGATAGATATGGAAATGTCAAAAGCTGTaaaatgcatgatttaatgcaTGATCTCGCAACCACAGTGGGTGGGACAAGGATCCAGCTAGTAAATTCTGATGCTGATGCATTAAATATTGATGAGAAAATCAGTCATGTAGCATTGAATTTGGATGTTgcaccacaagaaattcttaatAATGCAAAAAGACTACTATCATTTTTTTTGCTTGGGAAACATGATTACGATGAACTGTTTATTCATAAAAACTTATGGTGCTTGCGTGCATATGATATGGGTAATCATAGCATTAAGAAGGTGGATAATagtataaaaatactaaaacatCTAAGATATCTTGATGTTTCTCGGAATCGAAAACTTAGGGCACTTCCAAATTCTATTACGGATTTGCTCAATTTACAAGTATTAAATGTCTCTGGCTGTGACCAGCTCCAAGAATTGCCCAAAGATATTAAAAAGCTTGTGAATCTTAGGCATTTATACTGTGAAGGTTGTTACTCTTTGACTCATATGCCACGTGGGCTTGGGCAGTTGACTTCACTTCAGACGTTGTCAGTGTTCGTAGTGGCAAAAGGGCATATTTCCTCAAAGGATGTtggaaaaataaatgaattgaaTAAACTTAACAATTTGAGGGGACGTCTTGTAATTAGAAATCTAGGATGTGTGGATAATGAGATTGTAAATGTTAATTTGAAAGAGAAGCCACTCCTTCAATCATTGGAATTACTTTGGGACCACCAGAGTTGGAATGATTCAAATGTTGATAGAGATGAAATGTCATTCCAAAATCTCCAACCACATCCCAATCTTAAAGAGTTATATGTCTATGGCTATGGAGGCAGGAGGTTCCCAAGTTGGTTCTCTTCCCTCTCGAATCTTGTCATACTCTGTATATCGGGTGGCAATGGATGTCAGCATCTCCCATCAATGGTTCAAATCCCTTCTCTTCAATATCTATGTATTTCGGGATTAGACGATATAGAATACATGGAGATTGAGGGACAACAAACATCATTCTTTCCATCCCTAAAGACTCTCGAGCTACGTCATTGTCCTAAGCTTAAAGGATGGCAGAAGAAGAGGGATGATTCGACAGCACTTGAGCTACTCCAATTTCCTTGTCTTTCATATTTCTCTTGTCATAACTGCCCGAATTTGACCTCCATCCCTCAGTTTCCATCTCTCGATTTATCACTATATTTGTACAAAGCAAGCCCACAACTTGTGCACCAAATATTCACACCAtcaatctcttcttcttcctcaatcATTCCCCCTCTCTCTAAATTGAAGCACCTTTCGATTAAGTACATTGAAGAGCTCGAATCTCTACCTCGAGATGGACTGCGGAATCTCACTTGTCTTCAAGCACTAACCATTGATACTTGTCCGGCATTGAAGTGTCTGCCTCAGGAGTTGCATTCCCTCACCTCTTTACGAGAGTTGGATATCCGGGACTGTCCCCAATTGAAGGAAAGATGTGGAAATAAAAAGGGTGCGGATTGGGAATTCATTTCACACATCCAAAATATTGAAGTTGATAGACAAACAATTCAAAAGGAGGGCCGGTATCTACTGGATGATGAAGCTTCG GCTCATCAAGCTAGAGGAatcatttatttgttttttacgCACCTCAAATTCTAA